From a region of the Aeoliella mucimassa genome:
- a CDS encoding VWA domain-containing protein yields MSQASPNDRHTLARWRLVLGKQAEAQGITCADDHTYQRIESIIGFLFGEGQGDPTGASGRGRSKDRQGGLGGGHPLTVPEWVDAVAELFPHQAKEVMEKELVSRRGIRELLDQPKLLEKIEPNIDLVKTLLTHKDLLNPKTRVLARKIIDQVVQQLKEKMKLQVETAITGAIRRDRHSPRKVYRNLDLKTTIRRNLKNYDHQSGKLFIDRAYYFAAERKKRPWHIIVAVDQSGSMLDSAIFSAVMASIFAELPSIRTSLFLFDTDIADLSDQVGQPVDVLLSVQLGGGTDITRALQYAHGLVREPARSIVVLITDFYEGRNERDLIHQTRQMAESGIRMIGLGALGYNARPEYNRQTARKLRKVGMDILVCTPEKLAECMGEIIRG; encoded by the coding sequence ATGTCGCAAGCCTCGCCCAACGATCGGCACACCCTCGCCCGCTGGCGGCTGGTGCTCGGCAAACAAGCCGAAGCCCAAGGCATCACCTGCGCCGACGACCATACCTACCAACGCATCGAAAGCATCATCGGCTTTCTGTTCGGCGAAGGGCAGGGCGATCCCACCGGGGCTTCCGGGCGGGGGAGGTCGAAGGACCGCCAGGGGGGGCTCGGGGGTGGGCATCCACTCACGGTACCGGAATGGGTCGACGCGGTGGCCGAGCTGTTTCCGCACCAGGCCAAAGAGGTCATGGAGAAAGAGCTCGTCAGCCGCCGGGGCATCCGTGAACTTCTCGATCAGCCCAAGTTGCTCGAGAAGATCGAACCCAACATCGATCTAGTAAAGACTCTGCTTACGCACAAAGACCTGCTTAATCCCAAGACTCGCGTGCTCGCTCGCAAGATCATCGATCAGGTAGTGCAGCAGCTAAAAGAGAAGATGAAGCTGCAAGTAGAGACGGCCATCACCGGGGCGATTCGCCGCGACCGTCACTCGCCGCGCAAGGTGTATCGCAATCTCGACTTGAAGACGACGATCCGCCGCAACCTAAAGAACTACGATCACCAGAGCGGCAAGCTATTCATCGATCGCGCGTACTACTTTGCCGCAGAACGCAAGAAACGCCCTTGGCACATCATCGTCGCGGTCGACCAATCGGGATCGATGCTCGACTCGGCCATCTTCTCGGCCGTGATGGCGTCGATTTTCGCCGAGCTCCCGTCGATTCGCACTTCGCTGTTCCTGTTCGACACCGACATCGCCGACTTGAGCGATCAGGTCGGCCAGCCGGTCGACGTGCTGCTCTCCGTTCAACTCGGCGGCGGCACCGACATCACCCGAGCGCTGCAGTACGCCCATGGCTTGGTCCGCGAGCCGGCGCGCTCGATCGTGGTGCTCATTACCGACTTCTACGAAGGTCGCAACGAGCGCGATTTGATCCACCAGACCCGCCAGATGGCCGAGTCGGGCATTCGCATGATCGGTCTCGGCGCGTTAGGATACAACGCCCGGCCCGAATACAATCGGCAAACCGCCCGCAAGCTCCGCAAGGTCGGTATGGACATCCTGGTCTGCACCCCCGAGAAGCTCGCCGAGTGCATGGGCGAAATCATCCGCGGCTAA
- a CDS encoding GNAT family N-acetyltransferase: MFSYQLDSDTTLELLAPRHAQELYRVVDENRDHLRPWLGWVEETKSVSDVQGFIRAVQTQVGGNSGFQTAIRHKGDLAGMIGMHGIQWTHRSSSIGYWLAKRLQGQGIMTRACSAYLRHCFGELGLHRMEIRCATDNERSRAIPERLGFTNEGTLRDAEWVTNRFVSHVVYGLLSKDWRKQ, from the coding sequence GTGTTTTCGTACCAACTCGACAGCGATACCACGCTGGAGCTACTCGCTCCCCGCCACGCCCAGGAACTCTACCGAGTGGTCGACGAAAACCGCGACCACCTCCGTCCATGGCTAGGATGGGTCGAGGAGACCAAGTCGGTGAGCGACGTGCAGGGGTTCATCCGCGCGGTGCAAACCCAGGTGGGAGGCAACTCCGGATTTCAAACCGCGATTCGCCATAAAGGTGACTTGGCTGGGATGATTGGGATGCACGGCATTCAGTGGACTCACCGCAGCAGTTCCATCGGCTACTGGCTGGCGAAGAGATTGCAAGGCCAAGGCATCATGACCAGAGCATGCTCGGCCTACCTGCGACATTGCTTCGGCGAGTTGGGGCTGCATCGCATGGAGATTCGCTGCGCGACGGACAACGAGCGGAGCCGGGCGATACCTGAGCGGCTGGGATTCACCAATGAAGGAACGTTGCGTGATGCCGAGTGGGTCACCAACCGCTTCGTCAGTCATGTCGTGTATGGGCTGCTTTCGAAGGACTGGCGTAAACAGTAG
- a CDS encoding DcaP family trimeric outer membrane transporter, whose product MRGSTIAIIACTLVLALMGSRVGQGTEPDSLAIRRLPPLSRALAEDLTPPANDSIFSEPVTTNLSATDLSVTGTSTSDPLVTPIDYTQPVTDTLELFSANPPIERFQSEAFRQASYRSLKNDFTRFPEFKEGIIIASDNIAMKIGGYVKADLIRDFDAITSTDSFNTTTIPTSGPGWQNARFHARQSRLSCDTRWRTSGEVVRVFFEGDFFGGSADSPSFRLRHAYGTVGRFTAGQTWTTFTDPSAVPQTIDFEGAISNVNVRQGLVRWDQPLWDDCYSVAVALEDPQVSIEAPSMVVGEARTEMPDLVARLRYKRDWGELRAAYVLRTLGFQPDGQEVIEDTGWGWNFTGSVFVMPDTRGYFQITFGDGIGSYRGTPDVVATGPNSAAMVHSLGWMVGVHHAWNDSLTSNVTFSRLANDDIPGQDGDNLKGMTYLAVNLIANPYERVFCGVEYLYGVRDDVSGATGHANRLQASFGFYLP is encoded by the coding sequence ATGCGCGGCTCCACCATCGCGATCATTGCATGCACGCTCGTGCTTGCCCTGATGGGCAGTCGCGTTGGCCAAGGCACCGAACCAGACAGTCTGGCGATTCGCCGACTTCCCCCCTTGAGTCGTGCGTTGGCAGAGGACCTGACTCCGCCCGCTAACGATTCTATCTTTAGTGAGCCGGTAACTACCAACCTCAGCGCGACCGACCTCAGCGTAACTGGCACGTCCACCAGCGATCCGCTGGTCACCCCGATCGACTACACGCAGCCGGTGACCGACACCCTCGAGCTATTCTCGGCCAATCCACCAATCGAGCGGTTTCAGTCCGAGGCATTCCGCCAGGCTTCGTATCGCTCGCTGAAAAATGACTTCACGCGGTTCCCCGAGTTCAAGGAAGGCATCATCATCGCGTCCGATAACATCGCCATGAAGATTGGTGGCTACGTAAAGGCCGATCTGATTCGCGACTTCGATGCGATCACTTCCACCGATTCCTTCAACACCACGACGATTCCTACCAGTGGCCCTGGTTGGCAGAACGCCCGCTTCCATGCGAGGCAATCTCGACTTAGCTGCGACACCCGCTGGCGAACCAGCGGCGAAGTGGTCCGGGTATTCTTCGAAGGCGACTTCTTCGGCGGTTCGGCCGATAGCCCGAGCTTTCGGTTGCGTCACGCCTATGGGACGGTCGGGCGGTTCACCGCCGGACAAACGTGGACCACCTTTACCGATCCGTCGGCGGTTCCGCAGACCATCGACTTCGAAGGAGCTATCTCGAACGTAAACGTTCGCCAGGGACTGGTGCGATGGGATCAACCGCTGTGGGACGACTGTTACTCGGTCGCGGTCGCGCTCGAAGATCCCCAGGTGAGTATCGAAGCACCGTCGATGGTCGTCGGCGAAGCCCGCACCGAAATGCCTGATCTGGTTGCCCGCTTGCGATACAAACGCGATTGGGGAGAACTACGGGCGGCCTACGTGCTGCGAACCCTCGGCTTCCAGCCCGACGGGCAGGAGGTGATTGAGGACACCGGCTGGGGCTGGAACTTCACCGGCTCGGTGTTTGTGATGCCCGATACCCGAGGTTACTTTCAAATCACCTTTGGCGATGGCATCGGCAGTTATCGTGGCACCCCCGACGTGGTGGCCACCGGACCGAATTCAGCCGCTATGGTGCACTCGCTCGGCTGGATGGTTGGTGTGCACCACGCCTGGAACGACTCACTGACTTCGAACGTCACGTTCAGCCGGCTTGCGAACGACGACATCCCCGGACAGGATGGCGACAATCTGAAGGGCATGACCTACCTGGCGGTCAACCTGATTGCCAATCCGTACGAACGGGTCTTCTGTGGAGTCGAGTACTTGTATGGCGTCCGCGACGACGTGAGCGGAGCGACCGGCCATGCCAACCGCCTGCAAGCATCGTTTGGTTTCTACCTGCCTTAG
- a CDS encoding glycoside hydrolase family 127 protein: MRCTLAAWLGKTCLSAWLVFSFGLSCYGDSSHDNLASVAVPSSSYTSGDTSLDAMRDGFAPRSSGDWRHGSYGNWNRTGTQWVEYTWDRPIVTDGIEVYWWADGRGINLPEASRLLYWDGDQYQAVPGVDQVGVERDQFNRFSFEALKTTRLRLEIDSNGRFSTGILEWRVWDNGQSPAFPPQLTLGPDRIVMLGGKTYLNATLQGVGKAGEAPLQWSKQSGPGAATFADATSTNTTATFDTPGEYVLQATAGEGDLQVTETLNVRVETLPPETPLGVVYTKRYQIDSPLWNHRAKALITKWIPHCVEEINRPDLKEGGINNFVEAAKKLRGEPSQPHRGYVFSNAWVHQTVESICIALMVDPQGDQEIIAAQAMLRDTLEDWIPKILAAQEPDGYLQTTFTLNDRMNRWQPESRSGHEGYVAGYFIESAINHYTLTNGTDLRLYNAAKKLADCWVAHIGPEPGKIVWYDEHQEMEQALVRFGRFVNDMEGGGAGDSYIRLAKFLIDSRAGGNEYDQSHLPVQQQYEAVGHAVRAVYLYSGMADVATETGDLDYRSAVMSLWDNLINKKYYVTGGVGSGETSEGFGPNYSLPQHAYCESCSSCGNIFFQYKMHLSYHEAKYVDLYEETFYNALLGSLSLDGGTFYYDNPLVERKPRYPWHGCPCCVGNIPRTLLMLPTWTYTTSSDGIYVNLFIGGTTQLAGVAGTDVELVQQTDYPWNGKVQITVNPAESKEFALRIRSPERSVSELYTSTPAADGMEQVLLNGKPVEQRTENGYVVIDREWQAGDTVSFELPMTVQRVTCDPRVEANRGRVALRYGPLVYSIESVDGNDLNGVLANDAPLATQWRPDLLGGVVVIKGKFADGSPLLAIPNFARNNRGGGSEVWIRSE; the protein is encoded by the coding sequence ATGCGATGCACGCTGGCGGCTTGGCTTGGCAAAACGTGCCTGAGCGCTTGGTTGGTTTTCTCTTTCGGTCTCTCTTGCTACGGCGATTCGTCGCACGACAATCTCGCCTCGGTAGCGGTGCCGAGCAGTTCGTACACTTCGGGCGATACGTCGCTCGATGCGATGCGCGATGGCTTTGCGCCGCGATCTTCCGGCGACTGGCGGCACGGGTCGTATGGCAACTGGAACCGCACCGGCACCCAATGGGTGGAGTACACCTGGGATCGACCGATCGTGACCGATGGTATCGAAGTCTACTGGTGGGCCGACGGGCGGGGGATTAACCTGCCTGAAGCCAGCCGACTGCTCTACTGGGATGGCGACCAGTACCAAGCGGTGCCAGGAGTCGACCAGGTAGGCGTCGAGCGCGACCAATTTAATCGGTTCTCGTTCGAAGCACTCAAAACCACTCGGTTGCGCCTCGAGATCGACAGCAACGGACGTTTCTCGACCGGCATTCTCGAATGGCGTGTCTGGGACAACGGCCAGTCGCCGGCCTTCCCGCCGCAACTGACGCTCGGTCCCGACCGCATCGTGATGCTCGGGGGCAAGACTTACTTGAACGCGACCCTGCAGGGAGTCGGCAAAGCAGGCGAAGCCCCGCTGCAGTGGAGCAAGCAATCGGGCCCCGGCGCTGCCACGTTCGCCGATGCGACGTCGACCAACACGACCGCTACGTTCGACACGCCCGGTGAGTACGTGCTGCAAGCGACCGCAGGCGAAGGCGACCTGCAAGTGACCGAGACCCTGAACGTGCGAGTCGAGACGCTTCCGCCGGAAACTCCGCTCGGCGTGGTTTACACCAAGCGATATCAAATCGACAGCCCGCTCTGGAATCATCGAGCGAAAGCACTGATTACCAAGTGGATTCCCCATTGCGTCGAAGAGATCAACCGCCCCGACCTGAAAGAGGGTGGCATCAACAACTTTGTCGAAGCGGCCAAGAAACTCCGCGGCGAACCGAGCCAGCCGCATCGCGGGTACGTGTTCTCCAACGCGTGGGTGCATCAGACGGTCGAGTCGATTTGCATCGCGCTGATGGTCGATCCGCAAGGCGATCAAGAGATCATCGCCGCCCAGGCAATGTTGCGCGACACGCTCGAAGACTGGATTCCCAAGATTCTTGCTGCTCAGGAACCAGATGGTTACCTGCAAACCACCTTCACGCTGAACGATCGTATGAATCGCTGGCAGCCCGAAAGCCGTTCGGGTCACGAAGGCTACGTGGCTGGTTACTTCATCGAGTCGGCGATTAACCACTACACGCTGACCAACGGCACCGACTTGCGGCTGTACAACGCTGCGAAGAAGCTGGCCGACTGCTGGGTCGCCCACATCGGACCCGAGCCTGGCAAAATCGTATGGTACGACGAGCACCAAGAGATGGAACAAGCCCTGGTGCGATTCGGGCGTTTTGTGAACGACATGGAAGGGGGCGGAGCCGGCGACAGCTACATCCGCCTGGCGAAGTTCCTGATCGATAGCCGCGCCGGCGGCAATGAGTACGACCAAAGCCACCTGCCGGTGCAGCAGCAGTACGAAGCGGTCGGTCACGCAGTGCGGGCGGTCTACCTGTACTCCGGCATGGCCGACGTAGCCACCGAGACCGGCGACCTCGACTACCGCTCGGCGGTCATGTCGCTGTGGGACAACCTGATTAACAAAAAGTACTACGTCACCGGCGGCGTCGGTAGCGGCGAAACCTCCGAAGGGTTCGGCCCGAACTACTCGCTTCCGCAACACGCTTACTGCGAGTCGTGCAGCAGCTGCGGCAACATTTTCTTCCAGTACAAGATGCACCTGTCGTATCACGAAGCGAAGTACGTCGACCTGTACGAGGAGACCTTCTACAACGCGCTGCTCGGTTCGCTGAGCCTGGATGGAGGAACCTTTTATTACGACAACCCGCTAGTCGAACGCAAACCTCGCTATCCCTGGCATGGCTGCCCTTGCTGCGTTGGCAACATTCCGCGAACGCTGCTGATGCTACCGACCTGGACCTATACGACCAGTAGCGATGGCATCTACGTCAACCTATTCATCGGTGGCACTACGCAACTTGCTGGTGTCGCAGGGACCGACGTCGAGCTGGTACAACAGACCGACTACCCCTGGAACGGCAAGGTGCAGATCACGGTGAACCCGGCCGAGTCGAAAGAGTTCGCCCTGCGGATTCGCTCGCCGGAGCGGAGCGTGAGCGAACTCTACACCAGCACGCCTGCTGCCGATGGCATGGAGCAGGTGCTGCTGAATGGCAAGCCAGTCGAGCAACGCACCGAAAACGGCTACGTAGTGATCGACCGCGAATGGCAAGCCGGCGACACAGTTTCGTTCGAACTACCGATGACCGTGCAGCGCGTGACCTGCGACCCGCGGGTGGAAGCCAACCGCGGACGCGTGGCCCTGCGTTATGGCCCACTGGTCTACAGCATCGAATCGGTTGATGGTAACGACCTGAACGGAGTGCTGGCGAACGATGCGCCGCTCGCTACCCAGTGGCGGCCCGATCTCTTAGGGGGCGTGGTCGTCATTAAAGGCAAGTTCGCCGATGGCTCGCCGCTGCTGGCGATTCCCAACTTCGCTCGCAACAACCGAGGAGGTGGCTCGGAGGTATGGATTCGGAGTGAGTAA
- a CDS encoding lysophospholipid acyltransferase family protein: protein MPAERRSYSLLQWFFYFVNMFLVRVMWRAKLPDKLPIPDDQGAMLICNHRSSIDPCVIQVVAKRRLVHWLVAQLYKPGTFIARMLDVFEVISVRKGGNDVSPLRTAIRRASAGELVGMFPEGTINTTDDFMRAIRPGAVVVALRAKVPVLPCYLDGSPYHRIPWMPVFMLSRVKLTIGDPIDLSEYYGQERDSEVVNRLALMCVKEIAKLAGHDDFEPQIAGRGWKTWEKGEAEQPSDDKQEQQQD from the coding sequence ATGCCTGCCGAGCGGCGTTCCTATAGTTTGCTGCAGTGGTTTTTTTACTTCGTAAACATGTTCCTCGTTCGGGTGATGTGGCGAGCGAAGCTGCCGGACAAGCTGCCGATCCCCGACGATCAGGGGGCCATGCTCATCTGCAACCATCGCAGTAGTATCGACCCCTGCGTCATTCAGGTAGTCGCGAAACGCCGCCTGGTGCACTGGCTCGTGGCTCAGCTCTACAAACCTGGCACGTTCATCGCACGTATGCTCGACGTATTCGAGGTGATCTCGGTTCGCAAAGGAGGCAACGACGTTTCGCCGCTCCGCACGGCCATCCGCCGGGCTTCGGCTGGCGAGCTGGTCGGTATGTTTCCCGAGGGAACCATCAACACGACCGACGACTTCATGCGGGCGATCCGCCCGGGAGCGGTGGTGGTCGCCCTGCGAGCGAAGGTGCCGGTGTTGCCTTGTTATCTGGATGGATCTCCTTACCATCGCATCCCTTGGATGCCGGTGTTCATGTTGTCGCGGGTGAAGCTCACCATCGGCGATCCGATCGACTTGAGCGAATACTATGGGCAGGAACGGGACTCCGAGGTCGTTAATCGGCTGGCTTTGATGTGTGTAAAGGAGATTGCCAAGCTGGCTGGGCATGACGACTTCGAACCCCAGATCGCCGGCCGTGGCTGGAAGACCTGGGAGAAGGGCGAAGCCGAGCAACCATCGGACGACAAGCAAGAGCAGCAGCAAGACTGA
- a CDS encoding STAS domain-containing protein encodes MSHIDSFAKDGVLTIRFLAPRMLDETQLDKVAQEMLAVIEKTSDEKVILDFAPVQFMPSSMLGKLVMINKKCKEYKVKLKLSGLSPDIREVFKISRLDKVFSIEKDEPAARKAFLKRGLFG; translated from the coding sequence GTGAGTCACATTGATTCGTTCGCCAAAGATGGCGTTTTGACCATTCGCTTTCTCGCTCCCCGGATGCTCGACGAAACGCAGCTGGACAAAGTTGCCCAGGAAATGCTGGCCGTGATCGAGAAAACCTCGGACGAAAAGGTGATTCTCGATTTTGCGCCGGTGCAGTTCATGCCTTCCTCGATGCTTGGCAAGTTGGTGATGATCAACAAAAAGTGCAAGGAATATAAGGTAAAACTCAAACTCAGCGGGCTGTCGCCCGACATTCGCGAGGTGTTCAAGATCTCGCGGCTCGACAAAGTCTTCAGCATCGAGAAAGACGAACCGGCGGCTCGTAAGGCCTTTCTCAAGCGGGGATTGTTTGGTTAG
- a CDS encoding DUF1501 domain-containing protein produces MPEHDDSQAATKGRSRREFLKALSAASVAAWMTGEPRLVQASANADSEIAPKADSCILLWMAGGMAAAETFDPKRYQPFEVGLPVEKVISTFPSIPTAVDGLRISKGLEHTAKIMDRGTLLRSVVLPDLGDILHSRHQYHWHTGYVPPQTVAAPHLGAWIARMRGPNNPVIPPFINIGQRLEGIGESEELKAFTTAGFFGTEYGPFNLPYPEDAAVAVRPPKGMTAGRFQNRYAQFKRLVEASPQAEYASDYQQESMLRSYESAYRLLNSDQKQAFDLDEEDRRNFEVYNTSRFGRGCLLARRLVESGARFIEVTTEYVPFLHWDTHENGHATAERMKQEIDRPLAQLVIDLENRGLLDRTLVIVASEFSRDMIIEGVPGSTAKDQSRAKTDVLQQPIHYGLHRHFTGASSVLMFGGGVKRGYVHGETADERPCVVTKAPVSLTDLHATIMTLMGISPKTQFEIERRPFYVTVDGKGQAVSQVMA; encoded by the coding sequence ATGCCAGAGCATGACGATAGCCAAGCAGCCACGAAGGGTCGCAGTCGCCGGGAGTTTCTCAAGGCCCTGTCGGCGGCGAGCGTTGCTGCATGGATGACCGGCGAGCCACGGTTGGTGCAGGCCAGTGCGAACGCCGACTCGGAGATCGCACCGAAGGCCGACAGTTGTATTCTGTTGTGGATGGCCGGCGGCATGGCTGCCGCTGAAACGTTTGATCCGAAACGCTATCAACCTTTCGAAGTTGGCTTGCCAGTGGAGAAGGTGATTAGCACGTTCCCGTCGATTCCCACTGCAGTAGATGGGCTGCGCATCAGCAAGGGGCTGGAGCACACGGCCAAGATCATGGATCGAGGCACCCTGCTGCGTTCGGTCGTGCTGCCGGATCTTGGCGACATTCTGCATTCTCGTCACCAGTATCATTGGCATACGGGATACGTACCTCCACAAACGGTGGCTGCTCCGCATCTGGGAGCTTGGATCGCCAGGATGCGTGGGCCGAACAATCCGGTGATTCCTCCTTTCATAAATATTGGTCAGCGGCTCGAGGGCATCGGCGAGTCGGAAGAGCTCAAGGCGTTTACCACTGCTGGTTTCTTTGGCACCGAGTATGGTCCGTTCAATCTGCCTTATCCGGAGGACGCCGCGGTGGCGGTCCGCCCACCCAAGGGGATGACGGCCGGTCGGTTCCAAAATCGCTATGCTCAATTCAAACGGTTGGTCGAAGCGAGTCCGCAAGCCGAGTACGCCAGCGACTATCAGCAGGAGTCGATGCTCCGCTCGTACGAGTCGGCCTATCGTTTGTTGAACTCCGACCAGAAGCAGGCGTTCGATCTCGACGAAGAAGATCGGCGCAACTTCGAGGTATACAACACTAGCCGGTTCGGCCGCGGTTGTTTGCTCGCCCGGCGGTTGGTGGAGTCGGGCGCGCGGTTCATTGAAGTCACGACGGAGTACGTGCCGTTCCTGCATTGGGACACCCACGAAAACGGCCACGCAACTGCCGAGCGGATGAAGCAGGAGATCGACCGCCCGCTCGCCCAACTCGTGATCGATTTGGAGAACCGAGGCTTGTTGGATCGTACGCTCGTGATTGTGGCTAGTGAGTTTAGTCGCGACATGATTATCGAAGGGGTTCCAGGTAGTACGGCGAAGGATCAATCGCGGGCGAAGACCGACGTGTTGCAGCAGCCGATCCATTACGGCCTGCACCGGCACTTTACCGGGGCGAGTTCGGTACTCATGTTCGGCGGCGGCGTCAAACGGGGCTACGTGCATGGCGAAACCGCCGACGAGCGGCCTTGCGTGGTGACCAAAGCCCCCGTTTCGCTCACCGATTTGCACGCGACCATCATGACACTGATGGGAATCAGCCCGAAAACGCAGTTCGAAATCGAGCGGCGGCCGTTCTACGTTACCGTGGATGGCAAAGGGCAAGCGGTCTCGCAGGTGATGGCCTGA
- a CDS encoding PSD1 and planctomycete cytochrome C domain-containing protein — MNQMCGLLGSGWKEWMRCLGGLAVVWGLLASAAMAAEPAAIDFAHQIVPVLRKHCASCHAGKKAEGGFSINTRELVLDAGVVEPGKSDDSYLLDLITTDDSDLQMPPAGNPRVPATAVAAIRQWVDSGLPWEPGFSFAGDAYEPPLAPRRPTLPPSRDGREHPIDRIIDTQLASQQTTSPELIDDATFYRRVSLDLVGLLPVAAEVEKFVADSSPTKREDLVEQLLDNRSAYAQHWLTFWNDMLRNDYVGTGYIDGGRKPIHQWLYRSLLENKPYDQFVRELIAPTDESAGFIRGIKWRGAVNSSQTQEIQFSQNVSQVFLGINLKCASCHDSFIDRWTLQETYDLAALYSERPLEIHRCDKPTGKFASGAWLFPELGQVDASAPQPERLQQLSQLLTDPENGRFARTIVNRLWYRLMGRGIVHPVDAMQTKPWNEDLLDQLATELVDSGYDLKHVLQLIVTSQAYQSQTALLRQPPAAGEYHYHGPIAKRMTAEQFVDAVWQITGTGPQQPHAQAAAMLTAAGDTQAGAAGIYRAALVESDLLMRSLGRPNREQVVTSRPELLTTLQALDLSNSPILVATLRKGAENVVQKYPPEQCEQFVNDLYLQALSRMPTQSERDIALEIVGAPMSVEGCEDLLWAVLMLPEFQIVR; from the coding sequence ATGAATCAGATGTGTGGCCTGCTTGGGAGTGGGTGGAAGGAATGGATGCGGTGTTTGGGCGGTTTGGCAGTCGTCTGGGGGCTGCTGGCTTCCGCTGCAATGGCGGCTGAGCCCGCAGCGATTGATTTTGCCCATCAGATTGTTCCGGTGCTGCGGAAGCATTGCGCAAGCTGCCATGCTGGGAAGAAGGCCGAGGGGGGATTCTCGATCAATACTCGCGAGCTGGTGCTCGACGCAGGCGTGGTTGAGCCCGGTAAGAGCGACGACTCGTATCTGCTGGATCTCATCACGACCGACGATTCCGACTTGCAAATGCCCCCAGCGGGGAATCCACGAGTGCCAGCGACGGCCGTGGCCGCGATTCGGCAATGGGTCGATTCGGGGTTGCCTTGGGAGCCGGGGTTTTCGTTTGCCGGCGATGCCTACGAACCGCCGCTCGCCCCGCGTCGTCCCACACTGCCCCCCTCGCGCGATGGCCGCGAACACCCGATCGATCGAATCATCGACACTCAACTGGCATCGCAGCAAACGACGTCCCCCGAGCTGATCGACGATGCGACGTTCTACCGGCGGGTGTCGCTCGACCTGGTTGGTTTGCTTCCAGTGGCCGCCGAGGTTGAGAAGTTTGTCGCCGATTCCTCGCCAACGAAACGCGAAGACCTCGTCGAGCAGTTGCTCGATAATCGCTCGGCCTACGCCCAGCACTGGCTGACGTTCTGGAACGACATGTTGCGAAACGATTACGTCGGCACCGGCTACATCGATGGCGGGCGGAAGCCGATTCATCAATGGCTCTATCGCTCGCTGCTCGAAAACAAACCGTACGATCAATTCGTCCGTGAGTTGATTGCTCCGACCGACGAGTCGGCCGGCTTCATCCGCGGCATCAAATGGCGCGGGGCGGTGAATTCGAGTCAGACCCAGGAGATTCAATTCTCGCAGAACGTCTCCCAGGTGTTCCTTGGCATCAATCTGAAGTGCGCGTCTTGCCATGATAGTTTTATCGATCGTTGGACATTGCAGGAAACGTACGATCTGGCCGCGCTCTACTCGGAGCGGCCGCTTGAGATCCATCGCTGCGACAAACCGACCGGCAAGTTTGCCAGCGGCGCCTGGCTCTTTCCGGAGCTTGGGCAGGTCGACGCGTCGGCTCCGCAGCCGGAGCGACTCCAGCAGCTTTCGCAGTTGTTGACCGATCCCGAGAACGGGCGGTTTGCCAGAACCATCGTGAATCGTCTGTGGTATCGTTTGATGGGCCGCGGCATCGTGCATCCCGTGGATGCGATGCAAACCAAGCCCTGGAACGAGGATTTGCTCGACCAGCTGGCGACGGAGTTGGTGGATAGCGGTTACGATCTGAAGCATGTTTTGCAGTTGATTGTCACCTCGCAGGCGTACCAGTCGCAGACGGCTTTGTTGCGTCAGCCACCTGCGGCTGGGGAGTATCATTACCACGGGCCAATCGCCAAGCGTATGACCGCCGAGCAGTTTGTCGACGCGGTTTGGCAGATCACCGGCACCGGACCCCAGCAACCTCACGCTCAGGCGGCCGCCATGCTGACTGCGGCTGGGGATACGCAAGCAGGTGCGGCAGGAATCTATCGGGCGGCGCTGGTCGAGAGCGACCTGTTGATGCGGTCGCTCGGTCGGCCAAATCGTGAGCAGGTAGTCACTTCGCGCCCCGAGTTGCTCACCACGCTCCAGGCGTTGGACCTTTCGAATAGTCCGATCCTGGTCGCGACGCTGCGGAAGGGTGCCGAAAACGTAGTGCAAAAGTATCCTCCTGAGCAATGTGAGCAATTTGTAAACGACTTATACCTGCAAGCCCTTAGTCGAATGCCGACCCAGAGCGAACGCGATATCGCCCTGGAAATCGTCGGCGCGCCGATGTCGGTGGAAGGGTGTGAGGACCTGTTGTGGGCGGTACTGATGTTGCCGGAATTTCAAATCGTTCGTTAA